One window of the Rosa rugosa chromosome 3, drRosRugo1.1, whole genome shotgun sequence genome contains the following:
- the LOC133739394 gene encoding uncharacterized protein LOC133739394 isoform X3: MHGSRGCLGSCSQPRFTVVDEPSSGLRIQGQTVRKNSMSEDFWSTSTIEMDNSAIQSQISISSISTSNNPLDARGAGSTSNTPEFVNHGLLLWNQTRQQWRGNKTSRPQTQLREPTISWNATYESLLSTNKPFRQPIPLPEMIDFLVDIWEQEGLYD; the protein is encoded by the exons ATGCATGGG AGCAGAGGTTGTCTTGGAAGCTGTAGCCAACCCAGATTTACTGTGGTAGATGAGCCATCAAGCGGACTGAGAATTCAAGGTCAAACAGTGAGGAAAAACAGCATGTCAGAGGATTTCTGGAGCACTAGCACTATTGAAATGGATAACAGTGCGATTCAGTCTCAGATAAGCATCTCATCAATTAGCACTTCAAACAATCCCCTTGACGCCCGTGGTGCGGGCAGCACAAGCAATACTCCTGAATTTGTAAATCACG GTCTCTTACTCTGGAACCAGACAAGACAGCAGTGGCGTGGAAATAAAACGTCTCGACCCCAGACACAACTTCGAGAACCTACAATAAG TTGGAATGCAACTTATGAGAGCTTACTTAGTACCAACAAGCCCTTTCGCCAGCCAATCCCTCTTCCT GAAATGATCGATTTTCTTGTTGATATATGGGAGCAAGAGGGTTTGTATGATTGA
- the LOC133739394 gene encoding uncharacterized protein LOC133739394 isoform X1, with protein sequence MYSRCCLLSQTERCFGKKPCSSFFAFSGTCFRALVVLLMEKFKNKCKALFSSRGCLGSCSQPRFTVVDEPSSGLRIQGQTVRKNSMSEDFWSTSTIEMDNSAIQSQISISSISTSNNPLDARGAGSTSNTPEFVNHGLLLWNQTRQQWRGNKTSRPQTQLREPTISWNATYESLLSTNKPFRQPIPLPEMIDFLVDIWEQEGLYD encoded by the exons ATGTATTCTAGGTGTTGTTTGTTGTCCCAGACAGAGAGATGCTTTGGGAAGAAACCTTGCTCTTCATTTTTTGCATtctccggaacttgttttcgaGCTCTTGTGGTTCTACTAATGGAGAAATTCAAAAATAAATGCAAGGCACTTTTCAGT AGCAGAGGTTGTCTTGGAAGCTGTAGCCAACCCAGATTTACTGTGGTAGATGAGCCATCAAGCGGACTGAGAATTCAAGGTCAAACAGTGAGGAAAAACAGCATGTCAGAGGATTTCTGGAGCACTAGCACTATTGAAATGGATAACAGTGCGATTCAGTCTCAGATAAGCATCTCATCAATTAGCACTTCAAACAATCCCCTTGACGCCCGTGGTGCGGGCAGCACAAGCAATACTCCTGAATTTGTAAATCACG GTCTCTTACTCTGGAACCAGACAAGACAGCAGTGGCGTGGAAATAAAACGTCTCGACCCCAGACACAACTTCGAGAACCTACAATAAG TTGGAATGCAACTTATGAGAGCTTACTTAGTACCAACAAGCCCTTTCGCCAGCCAATCCCTCTTCCT GAAATGATCGATTTTCTTGTTGATATATGGGAGCAAGAGGGTTTGTATGATTGA
- the LOC133739394 gene encoding uncharacterized protein LOC133739394 isoform X2: MKSYSYLPSWVSAIFTCMGGCLGSCSQPRFTVVDEPSSGLRIQGQTVRKNSMSEDFWSTSTIEMDNSAIQSQISISSISTSNNPLDARGAGSTSNTPEFVNHGLLLWNQTRQQWRGNKTSRPQTQLREPTISWNATYESLLSTNKPFRQPIPLPEMIDFLVDIWEQEGLYD, from the exons ATGAAAAGCTATAGTTACCTTCCATCTTGGGTCTCTGCCATTTTCACATGCATGGG AGGTTGTCTTGGAAGCTGTAGCCAACCCAGATTTACTGTGGTAGATGAGCCATCAAGCGGACTGAGAATTCAAGGTCAAACAGTGAGGAAAAACAGCATGTCAGAGGATTTCTGGAGCACTAGCACTATTGAAATGGATAACAGTGCGATTCAGTCTCAGATAAGCATCTCATCAATTAGCACTTCAAACAATCCCCTTGACGCCCGTGGTGCGGGCAGCACAAGCAATACTCCTGAATTTGTAAATCACG GTCTCTTACTCTGGAACCAGACAAGACAGCAGTGGCGTGGAAATAAAACGTCTCGACCCCAGACACAACTTCGAGAACCTACAATAAG TTGGAATGCAACTTATGAGAGCTTACTTAGTACCAACAAGCCCTTTCGCCAGCCAATCCCTCTTCCT GAAATGATCGATTTTCTTGTTGATATATGGGAGCAAGAGGGTTTGTATGATTGA